A stretch of DNA from Bactrocera neohumeralis isolate Rockhampton chromosome 6, APGP_CSIRO_Bneo_wtdbg2-racon-allhic-juicebox.fasta_v2, whole genome shotgun sequence:
TTTGGTTGTAAATAATAACGGTAGTATACTATTGTAAACTGTAAATGGGGAGTTTGAAGCATTTCGAACATTTTGTGCGTTTGTCGTCTGCCCTAAGCAAATTGTTTCATGGTCATTCCTAAACATGAGTCCCGTTTATCGCTAAGCGCGCTTCTTGTGTTCTTTACGTTGTCGCCTAGTAACGTTCTTACGATATTTAATGCAGTGCCATGTGGttttaattaattctatttCTTTGCACTGTAGTGAACAATGCCTATCCGAAGCGCATCGGCTCCATAGCTGACATAGACCCTGCTAACGGCATTTATAGCTCCTTGGCCAGTGAGACGGCATCGCATCACCAATTGCATCAGCAACagtcgcaacaacaacatcagcagcaacagcaacaacaacaacagcaattattgcatcaacagcagcaacaacgggcgcttcagcagcagcaacaacaacaacagcaacagtattATCAACAAAtgatgcaacagcaacaatcgaAGTCAAATCTGGTAAGTTTACGATAGACTGAAATTGATTTTCAAGTTAGTGCGTTCTCAGTGCCTCATATATATGCATGCGTTGAGGGTTCAGTGTCAATGTTATAGGTATCTTAAGTAGAGCTTCCTCTGTAGTCGAATTTATTTCATACAATTTCGTTCGGCTGAGAAAtactctttaatattttttctagaaagagagagagagagtttttGGAAATATGCGATTCTTCAATTTGCATTTAGTATGTGTTAAACTAATTCTCATAATTCAATCTCAAATCTGAATAGTTAAATCTTCTTaattaataagtattttttcaattatctaCCAAGCTTACCAAGGAAACATTGATCTAATTAGCCAATCTCTCCGCcgtaatatattttcaattctacAAGCTTATGCTTGCGATTTTAGGTGAGCAAATAACCCCACGTAGCTTTctcaaagtaataaaaaagttgCTTCCAAACATAGTAAAAAAGCTcacttgaattttttgtttgacgaaAATTATCAAATCTTGCTTTAGGGATCCATTGAAAACTTCTTTTTTTGCGCAGTTTTTCCTAAAACAGACTTTATCAAAAGTCTTGTAGAACTaacctaaaatattttcaatagctTGTAGCAGCTTATTTCGTCTATTAGAaactaaaaactataaaatttttctacaaataaataatattgttttttattttttcttttgccaGCGTGTGTATCGCGCACTGTACGATTATGAGGCCCAGGACACCGATGAAGTGAGCTTCCGCGAAGGCGACGTTATCTTTGAGGTGGAGTCAGCCGATTCCGGTTGGATGACCGGACGCGTCGAACGTACTGGCAAGACCGGAATGCTGCCCGCCAACTATGTGGAACAAGCCGTTATATAATAGGGAATgttatattattgttgttgtcatcatCAATTTGTTGTAATACTAATTTGTATCCTTTATTTGGTAGTCGTCTTAATATTCttcattaacatatttataGCTGATAGCAATAATGATTATGATGCCGATCATTTGAAGAATTTCGATGATGATAACTACCACAGCCACaatcaccaccaccaccacaaccATCATAATCATTATCATGAGCCACACAGCCCTAGGGACATGAAATCCACTAATCCACAAAAGCCAAGCAATCAGCCACAAGTCGAGactgatttttattattatttcaatcaTGTCTTTTGATTTCCATACGATATCCATATCGCCAAACGAATTTCACTTGCACCcactacatgcatatatacatgtgtgtgtgtgtatgtattgtgTTGCAAAATTTGGATTGCTCCACTTTCGAACAGCGAAAGTGCATTGTGTTGGTCCCTAGGCTGCATGCGGCCGAACttattcaataattaattaaatgctcCTAACGGGAGTTAAAGCAGACGTTTGTTGTGAGAGTAGTAAgataaatgcaaatgcaaagcGTCGCCACAACGCCGCAATTATTGttgttaaaaacaaacaaaatgataaagaaaagcaaaaaacataaactaaattaaacacttttattaaaaaagaaaaaaaaaacaaaaactcattAACACAACCATTTTGAATTGAAAGGAATTTGCAGATGATAATGTTTGTTATATCACAACTTAGATATATacgtttacatatattataaatatacatacatgcatatattatataaaatttatatagtacgtatatacacaaacaaaatacaataaacaCTGGCAtacaatgtaattaaatttaattagtaaagaaataaaaaaatctttcaatAAAAATCACAAACCGAATGCAAAAGTGTTAAAAGCGAAATTGCTACTACGATTACGagcactttatatgtttatgGCTGAATTCAGGCAATCTGAGCGGATTAGTGTTGGTTTTTACGCTGCGAAGAGTtcataaaaatcgaattttttgggTTTATTTGACTTTCTGATTTGCAAAAGCGCTtgcaatcgttttttttttgtcaaatcttCCAACGAATTTATTGCTTTAAAGTTTTGTAGCAGGAAAATTCTTAAAGcgtgcgaattttttttttttgttattttatttaaagtgtcTGCGTTTGAATAATTAGTTGGCTACAACAAATCATTGTGAATTAAATATGATAATAAAGCTGCAACAATTGGCAtcgtgaattaaatattttatacgcgCCACAGTGAAGACGGTGAATACAGTGTGCTACAAAGTGGCAacacatattttctaaaattcgtACGGAATACATTGTGGTCAAAACATTTGCAAccataatgaattttttatttaaaaacattttttaacttttgataaagtattcctttattcatgaaaaaaaacattaattcatTTGCTTATAGTGGTAAAAAGGCATTAAAAGAGGTGAAAAACGCATGAAGTTTCATTAATTATGTGGAATGCGATTACCGTTATAATTAGCGTTTTGTTAAgtagcaaaataataaaaaatacaacaaatatcaGTTGCAAATGTTTTGAATACTTGATTTCATATTCTCCAAAAtattgctttgtttttcttatagGCTAAAATGACAATTTTAACAGTCCATACCATATGTGACAAATACAACAACTAAAGCttggaaaaaagaaaagcaaagaacacaaacatttctttaacaacaaaaaatggtagaaacaaacatttgattttGGTTGCAAATATTTTGACCACCACTGTATGCCactttgcttgttttttttcaattactatttttgttcaaagtataagtttttaataaaaaaaaatacaaattaaaataaaaatttataattttaccattttttatatataattaatatatatattttataaacaacgtaaaataaattttatagttttatcattttttatatttttatgtatggatgttttttcttctattattgttatatatgtacatatgtatgtatatattttttataaacattttttgtatatcatataagtatgtagtttttcttttataaatattttttttacttttattttataatttatattataatttttatttttatataatatgttttattttaaacacgTTTTATTGAAATATCGTTTCCGACTgtgtattttacatttttatttttttagcacACTGTATTCATTGTGACGCAggaatattatatattacaagtattagtatataaaaaatggtaTTGAAAGTCTGAATAGcggaaaataataatgaaattaagcTTAGGTATTTAGGAATAAGCTTGAAAAGgcttaaaatggaaaaataagtGGTTTCAGTCACTTGTTTACTAGATTTCAGTTGCCTAAAATAAAcagttaaatattttcaaacaaatatgaatatttccAAGACAACAGCTTAATTAATATGTGTCCTGcgaaccctacacatctgacaccctttTCGCTTTGGTCCTACCCCGTCGAAACAGGgtgtttcctgggcctaccgttggatgatgTTGATGACAACTTAACTAATTCTTGCCATCCTAAAGGGGATTAGGTACCCctcacagcagcaacaacaataacaactaactccctttattgttttattaaattcttttgatttatattttaatttcaacataATTTTTGCTTCGTTTCCATTCAGGATGCTTGTGCATTTACGAAAGTTTTTGAATAAAGTACGTTGTGTAGAAACAATCAACTTTATATACccaaaaagtgtatgtaatgaATTCGGCGGACTGCATAAAAAGAACTATTTATAAAAACTAGGACATATTATGGCGGATATGTGCCGTAAATTAGGCGCATTTAACCTTAAAACAGATAAAAGCATTTAGCTGAAGGACATTCAATCGATTTTGCAATACTGACTCGATACTCTAACACTTAGGTTAGtcaatatactatattataaatacatatgtatacatacataagtatataatgcTATAGATATCAACTAAATATTGGCCAATAAATGAATGTGGCCGCAAACAATTTGAATAGAATAACAACCAACTGCTTTTTATACTCTAAAACAATAACGATTATCTAAGTAATAACCGGTTATCATGTGATGCCTCTAGTGACGCCCATTGGACTGAGTATTTACAGATTTAGCTACTCTTgtgtttttacaaaaacttagtaaatCATTAGAAAATTCGATGAGTGATGTTTGTGCGGAAAATTTTGATAGCAACGAAGGCGTATACTAATTTATAATAGATAGGACTAATtcttacaataaaaacaagaaaaacattgAAAGGATCTGATTACTAACAATTAAATCCCTAAAGTGCCTTTTATTTGCAGCAACCTTGAATAATGCTTAACTATACGTAGTcattcatacataaataaatacatactatacatacgtacatacatatatacatacgtacatacatatgtatgttcatatcgtcatctaaaatgcaaaaaaagtaaaatcacTCTTCATAAGTTTACTGGCGAATGAAAAACGTTTAATAGAAACGAAATTTTAAGCTTTGGTTATAAAGtgattatatattggttatattatTGGTTGGcggaagcttaaaattttatttattgtatatgtaatatgttgcagtcaatcgtaagcaataaaaattttgatttttttgttgttttgcattttagttgacgatatacatatgcattaaTCATTGCTTGAATACGtacataacatacataaataaataattagtaaaTAATAGTGAGCGTACTTTCATGAAATAAAGGACTATCGTGTTTATCAAATCAATGAAATCGTAAAAAGTAGGTATAAGTGATACaactttctaaaataataaaactaaatattgtaaaatgttaaatatgtttttaatttttttttatttttattttattttttcttttaatatttatttttttttatttattattagtattattttttatatttatttttttaactttttattttaattttttattttattcttttaatttttttttaattttggcgaaatttatataatattttaattttcattaaataagtttttacttttttattttatttcattttcttttttaattttttttttaattttttatgatgaaacAACTTtatgagaataaaaaaaattgtaaaatgtcaCATTTTGTTTTGgcgaaatttatataatattttttttgattaaaaatgttttttttttaattttttttttattttttttttaatttttatattattttttatttttgttttttactttaattttttttaattattttttatgacattaaatattataatttcaaaatttgttttctaaaattttgtagctattttattttaataatattttttttcaacctctgccctttttgtcttttttttatacgactaaaaataaattaaaaaacttgttGAATACCAAAATACGTTGTTTGTcatataaataaagagaaaaagtaaaagtgttTGTAAATACTCAcacaagatatacatatatacagttattttatttagacTTTAATCCTCATATTTTCGAATGTTtgccaaatatataaattataattaaaaactaaaaaaaaaataaatactttttaagtcaaataaaagcaaagttttcaaaattgtttagtCTTGTCTTAGTCTTTctgaaaacaaatatatatctaaGTATAAACAAACTGTACATcctaaaagtaaaagtaaaaaacataaTGCAAAAACGAACTACAAGTATTCAATACtatactaaatattttcaaacagtgAGTTTTTCACTTTCCACAGACTACAAAAAGCATTCAACTAAAGGTCACAATTCATGCAGCATTAAATGTAACTGAATAAAATCATACATAAAACTTCGAAAACGAAGATCGCAACAGTATCgaacaaaaattagtaaattttccAAACGTAGGGTGCGTAAAAataatggcaatagcaataaaatataaataaaaataagttcaataaaacttgaaataattgttttatttatcaaaagcCACGCTACTAGTAATTTGAATGTGAAAATATTCCAAGTGTTTCGCATATTTGCATAATAAAACGGTGAACCCTGCAAGGAACAGCTGTTTCCCTCAGCTGGTCGGAAGAAACTGAATTACGGAAGcattatgaataaaattttacgcAATTTCAAAACGGAGATGGTAAGAGATTTTTGCATAAACGAACGCCACTGCAGccaaattgatatttttatactcctCAATAGATGAGAGCTGAATCTACACCGAGGTGCCGGTGCTGATCTCCACGGACAACGAAGCATTGCTGCGATTGCCCAATATTGTCTCGAGCACAACACCTTTGGAGCTGTTGATAATCTCCGCAAAAGAGCGCGCGTCATTCTCTTTTTCTTCCTGCAGATGCGCCACCTTTTCGCTCATGTATGCTAATTTTTCCTGCGCATATTCGAGCCTAATCGAAGAGAATTAGAGAAGAGTTTTATACAGTTATCACAAACAATTTCCGACTATTTGCTTACTCATGCTTCATTTGGTACACCTGTGCCGGTGTGAACTCATCGATAGCTCTTTGTGACAAAGCATTTTGCGAAGTATTCTCAAAAACGAACGTGCCCATGGATGCGGTTGAATTTACACTGCTCACGTAGTCTGCGATGCGTTGCGAGCGCTTTTTCCGTTCGGATTGTAGCTCAAGTTCCTTCTCCAGCTCACGCATACGCGCTTCCATGCGCGAAAGACGCACCTTCTGTTTGGCCAGCTGTTCGTGCAATGTGTCGTTCTTTGCACGATCCTGCTCGCTGCGTTCAACGAGTGTTTTGTTATGTTTGAGCAGTTCGTTCTTCTCGGCTTCCAAGGAGTCGAGTATAGTTATGAATTCTTCCTGTAGGAGATAACGTTAATTATCGCGGAACTCATGCACACTTTTGCTCACCTTGCGTAGTTCGCGGCATGAGAACAGAAAACCTCCAGATAAGGCTTTCAGATCAGTTTCCAAACGCGTTATTGTCTGATTCAAGTCCTCGATGTGTGTTTCTTTGCTTTGTAACAAATTTTCCATGTTTTCCAATTTCAGTCGCAATTCCTCCTCACGAAAGGCACCGTCCTTATGTATGCGCTTCAGGTCGTTTAGTTGTCTCGCCATCTCTTCCAAACGACTTTCATAGTGGTAACGTTGCACATTCATTTTCTCGTTCATATTCGCCAGATTCAAGCCGTTATAATCGGTTTGTTCTTCAAGGGAACTCGCCTTTACTTTGTACTTCAAGACTTCGTCGTTGAGCGTCTTGTTCCGCACTTTGAGTGCCAACACCTTGCCTCGCTGCTCTTCTAGTTGCGCTTTAAGTGATGCGATCTCTTTCTCTAGACCCTCCACCTTGGCCCGATGCAATATCTCGGTTTTTCGCACGACTGTGTTGTAGCGATCGAAGGAGGTGGCGCTGACATTCGACGCAACGCTTGCTTCCGCGTGTCCACCCGCCGAGCGTGCACCGCTCTTTGCTGTGTGTGAGGCCGCCAAATCAGCATGCGGGACATCATCGGTGGCAAAGGTGATGGGAATACCCTCCGCGTACTGCCTGTCTACGATTTCCAGGCGCTCTTTTAATTCGTGGACTTTCTGCTGCAGATGTATGATTTGCTGGGCGCGTCCACGCCAGTTGGAGTTCTGCGTCTGCGATGCCATTGTAGCCAAGTTAAAGTTTTCTCCGATTTCTTGCTGCAGACACTTTTGTGCGAGCTTCAGTTGATTTTGTAATTCGGTATTTTTATTGCGTGTCTCGAAGAGCTTCTGCTGAATAGCGTTTAATTTAACCCGCAGCTCATCCGACGGCTCCTAGAAGAAACAAGCTTGTAAGTATTTGTAGTCAAAAAAGGCGCCAATAAACACCTTTGGAGTCTCAGTGGTTCCTTTGTGCAGCTTATCCTCGAGAAGTTTTAAGTCTCGCTCTAGCTTTTGGATTTGCAATTCTTTCTTGTTAACTTTATTCTTGGTGCTTTCCAGTTCGGCTCGCAGCAAGCGATTTTTCTTGCTTAACTCTAATAATTTGGAACTCGCTATAGACGAATTACAACGCAATTCATCGATGGGCACCGAGTTGAGAACCTCATTTAGCGATTGGACTGATCGCTTCAAATCTGTTATCTCCGCATTTTTCACGTTGATAGCTTTGCTCAGATTTTGGTTCTCTTCCGACAACAGGACTACCTTTTGTTTTAGATGTATCTTGGCTCCCTTTTTACCTCCCCCTGCGTTGCTAAGGTCATCATTGCCGGCCATGGCGTCCTCAAGAATCTTCGCCAATTTCTCCTTTGAGCGACGCTTGGCCTTGGGCGTCTCAGTGACTGTTGCCTGATCCATTTTCTGTATAACATCCATTTCGTATAAAATATATGGTTGtatttatctaaatatttatggaaaatatgctacaaataaaaacatatattgctTTAATAATTGTATAGCGTAATAGGAAATATAAACGGGGTTCCTGatcgaaaattgaaaaacgttgtaaatttttctttcaattttaaatttagctgTCACTTACTATTGTTAATGGAAAAGTTAATTTGACTTGAGCGGAAATGTCAGCGATGCCAGCAATTGGAAAAtactaacaaatatttttgtcaataGTGGTTGATTACAGCTCTATCCAACAGGTGGCACAGTATACCACAAATTGTAGGCCAACAGGTGCCGCTGAGTACACTAAATGCAAAGGTACTcgtatttcagaaattttgtaaattgtaatctatacacatttttatgaaataataatttcgataaATAGGGAAATATACACGATTCTccacaaaacttttcaaataacaaaaaagtataaaaatagaaaattataaatgtatgtgtcaattttgaaaatgtgtgCAACCCTGTCAGGGGTTGACGTGTAATGTAAACTGTCAGATATCATTCTGCCGacgaaaataatcaaaaataaaatggaagGATTTATGAtggtaaattttgtaaaaatagtaAAGTTTAAGtgataaataaacgttttttaacaaTAGGAGCCCACACTTAACATAATCAAAGGTATGTGCATCATGGACAATGATGGCAACCGTATATTGGCCAAGTACTACGACAAGAATGTATTGCCCACAGTGAAGGAGCAGAAGGCTTTCGAAAAGAACTTATTCAGCAAAACACACCGATCCAATACGGAAATTATCATGTTGGATGGCCTTACCTGCGTCTACAAAAGTAATGTGGACTTATTTTTCTACGTAATGGGCAGTGCTTATGAGAATGAATTGATTCTACTGTCTGTATTGAATTGCCTATACGATTCGATAAGCTTGATTCTGAAGAAGAATGTTGAAAAGCGTTTGGTTTTGGATAATCTAGAGATTATTATGCTGGCATTCGACGAAATCTGTGACGGCGGGTATGTATTGAAATCGGACCAGAATTTGTGTcatgtttaaatgtttttgtcTATTTGACGTAGAGTTATACTGGACGCAGATCCCTCCTCAGTGGTTAAACGTGTGGATTTGCGCAACGATGACATTCCCATCGCCGAGCAGACCGTCGCGCAGGTAACTAATAAAATCAATGGACTATTTTGGTAGTACGACACATTTATCGTATAGATGCCTTGTCActagaaaaagaaagaattgCTCTCGAATTGCGCTTACGTAGATTTTCAAACCTTCCCTTTTGGTCGTTTAcctaaatgtattcaaaaaaatctcgaaattaattattattaaattgaaatatttgctaaGCAAATTTTTTCGTTCAATATCAGTTATGTACGTATGCTTGTAGTCCGTTGTAAATGTAAGTGCCTCGTAATGAATGCCAAACATTCAAGTAAACCCTCAGTAATAAGCGCCTAAGCATATATGTAGTTACATTTATACCagtgtatgtataagcaaatcTCAAGATTGGTGTAAATGTACTGAAAATATCGTACTTTTTAGCTAATTCAAAagtgtatgaaaataaaaatatgctaaaCGTTGAagtgtatattattttacttttaaatcgGTTGATGTTTGTATGCTTTTTAATGTTTACCTCAATTTGTGTAATATTTTGCTACATTCTCCTCATCAGTATCAGTATAAGAAGTGGTTTtacgaaaataaacatattttacctctgttt
This window harbors:
- the LOC126763686 gene encoding LIM and SH3 domain protein Lasp isoform X5, producing the protein MNKTCARCQKVVYPIEELKCLDKTWHKTCFKCTECGMALNMKTYKGFNKLPYCEAHIPKAKATVIADTPELKRIAENTKIQSNVKYHEDFEKSKGKFTQVADDPETLRIKQNTKIISNIAYHGDLEKKAAMEKQREAAEIADVRVNNAYPKRIGSIADIDPANGIYSSLASETASHHQLHQQQSQQQHQQQQQQQQQQLLHQQQQQRALQQQQQQQQQQYYQQMMQQQQSKSNLRVYRALYDYEAQDTDEVSFREGDVIFEVESADSGWMTGRVERTGKTGMLPANYVEQAVI
- the LOC126763687 gene encoding coiled-coil domain-containing protein 13, whose protein sequence is MDVIQKMDQATVTETPKAKRRSKEKLAKILEDAMAGNDDLSNAGGGKKGAKIHLKQKVVLLSEENQNLSKAINVKNAEITDLKRSVQSLNEVLNSVPIDELRCNSSIASSKLLELSKKNRLLRAELESTKNKVNKKELQIQKLERDLKLLEDKLHKGTTETPKEPSDELRVKLNAIQQKLFETRNKNTELQNQLKLAQKCLQQEIGENFNLATMASQTQNSNWRGRAQQIIHLQQKVHELKERLEIVDRQYAEGIPITFATDDVPHADLAASHTAKSGARSAGGHAEASVASNVSATSFDRYNTVVRKTEILHRAKVEGLEKEIASLKAQLEEQRGKVLALKVRNKTLNDEVLKYKVKASSLEEQTDYNGLNLANMNEKMNVQRYHYESRLEEMARQLNDLKRIHKDGAFREEELRLKLENMENLLQSKETHIEDLNQTITRLETDLKALSGGFLFSCRELRKEEFITILDSLEAEKNELLKHNKTLVERSEQDRAKNDTLHEQLAKQKVRLSRMEARMRELEKELELQSERKKRSQRIADYVSSVNSTASMGTFVFENTSQNALSQRAIDEFTPAQVYQMKHELEYAQEKLAYMSEKVAHLQEEKENDARSFAEIINSSKGVVLETILGNRSNASLSVEISTGTSV
- the LOC126763705 gene encoding coatomer subunit zeta-1 isoform X2, with the protein product MEGFMMEPTLNIIKGMCIMDNDGNRILAKYYDKNVLPTVKEQKAFEKNLFSKTHRSNTEIIMLDGLTCVYKSNVDLFFYVMGSAYENELILLSVLNCLYDSISLILKKNVEKRLVLDNLEIIMLAFDEICDGGVILDADPSSVVKRVDLRNDDIPIAEQTVAQLLKRKHFLAI
- the LOC126763705 gene encoding coatomer subunit zeta-1 isoform X1; this translates as MEGFMMEPTLNIIKGMCIMDNDGNRILAKYYDKNVLPTVKEQKAFEKNLFSKTHRSNTEIIMLDGLTCVYKSNVDLFFYVMGSAYENELILLSVLNCLYDSISLILKKNVEKRLVLDNLEIIMLAFDEICDGGVILDADPSSVVKRVDLRNDDIPIAEQTVAQVLQSAREQFKWSILK